CTCTTGTAGAGAGAGAAGGTGGTTCTGTTTTTGAGAATGGCCTAGAGGATTCCTTTGTAAAATCGATTGCCAGCCCAGGACTTTTTGGTTTTCTGGGGATATGTCTCAGCCGAAGCGAGTTGCCTTCCAAAAATTTCTCAATGCCATGCGAAAACTCTCTACTGAAGTCAATGACTCAGAGATCTGCAAACGATTGGAAATTCTTATGGCAACCAGTAAGGATGACCTCCCTTTGGCACACGTCAACCAGCTCCTCCAGGATCCAAAAAACTTTGATCCAAAGACCATCCCGGAACCATACACACAGTATGTCCGACATTTCATCTACATGGTCAAACGGAATGGAAGGGTTCCTAGCGACTTATTGTCTGGTGAAGAGGAAAGATCTGGGGCAGACCGCTCTGGTTCCAAGGCAGCAAGAAAACAGCCTACAAGCGGTGCTAAATCAAAACGTAGCACAAACAAATCCACAACTCCTGTGAAGAAGGGGAAGTCTTCCCCTAAATCAACTCCCAAAAAGTCCTAAAAAAGGCAAATACAACCCAGGAACAAACCGCCCTGTGCTGCGCACAGGGAAGATTTTCCATTTTCTCCGTGAGGGAACATAATCCACTCTAGAGCTTGGTTTCCCCAAAATTGACCATTTTTAAGCATTTATCTAGGGTTCTTTCCTCTAGCCCGAAAGTTAATTGGAAATTCACTCGCAAATTCAAAAAAACTGCCAAAATTTAGGCATTTATTAAATTGGATCCCCGGAAATCTAATTGCCCGAGGATGGCCACCAAACATAAGTTCGGTTCCTGGCTATTGATCGCTATTGGGCAGCTACTGTTCCCATTAGGGCACCCAAACCACGGCATGATGGCACCTGGGCAGGCAAGAAGTGGGCGATTGCTTGGAGCGCCTGTATTTCGGCAAATCCTGGAAGGAGGTCTGAATGCTTCCGAGAAGGTTCTATTTGCTAGCGATGCCCGCGTATCATTTGGGCAAAGCTGTCAATTCGTTTGGGATGCAAGAATTTGGGCGTTTATGGCTCTCGAATGCTACCGCCCTCTATTTGAAGGCTTTCGGGGCGATTTTGTGGAATTTCTAAAAAACTGCCTAAAATGGAAAAGTGGGCCTGTGGGAAGCACAGGAAGGGAAATTTTGACTTTTACGGATAGGAGAGCAGAAAAACAAGGAAAGAAGTGACGAACCTGGGGCAGTTAGCTCAGATTTTAGGTAAATTTCCAAATCTTTCCCGCTTATGAGATAAAATGCTTCGGCAGTCCCAAATTCACTCAAAATGATTAGTTTACCTGCCAAAAAGTCATGTGTAGCGAAAATGCATCCGTATGTAAATTTGTCAGAGATTTGAATAGTGGTTGCCAGGCCCCGCGACGCAACCCACCGTTCTTTTTTATATGGCGGAAACGATACGACTTAGGGTGAAATGCCATGCCTGCTCCAATTTGATTGAAGGAACGGCTAAATATGGGTCTGGACACTTTGTCCCAGAGGGGATTGTCTTTGATTTTGTGGCAGTTGGCAAGGTGGAGGGAGCGCAGGGACGAAGGGTCAAGGCAGAAGTTACTTGCACTTGTCCGAATTGCGGAGTGAAATGCAAGTATAATGTGTAACTGCTTATAATTGATCAGATATATGCTCTTTAATTCGGCAATCTTTGCGTTGTTCCTTCCGGCTGCTGTTTTGATCTGGCATACTTTACGCATAATATTGCCTAAAGATGATCTAAAATATGATTATTGTAAGCTGACTTCCGGATTAGTATTAATCGTTTATTTGGTTGTTATTAGTGCAGTTTTCTACTGTTTTTGGAACCCACTGTATTTTGCCCTCTTGCTCTGGGTTGCTTTTGTCGATTTTTGGTTGGCTAGGACGCTCGGTTTTCTTCATTCTCCTATTTGGCGGAAGTCAGTTTTGGGAATTTCTCTAGCAAATAGCCTGGGAATTTTGATATTTTTTAAATATGGTCATTTTATTGATCAAAATTGGGCATATTTTACGAATCGCTCGCTATTTGCCCCTGGTTTTTGGGCAGATGTCCTCCTTCCTGTGGGAATTTCCTTTTATACCTTTCAGTCCATTTCGTATTTAGTGGATGTTTACCGAAAGGAATTGGAGCCTGAAAAGCGTTTTCTTTCCTATTTGCTTTTTCTCTCCTTTTTCCCCCAGTTGGTGGCAGGTCCGATCGTCACGGCAAAGTCCTTTTTGCCCCAAATTCGTAGGCCACTCCTCTTCCCACGGATCCCAGTTCTTTTTGCAATTTTTCTCATTTTGCTTGGGTTATTTAAGAAAATGGTGCTCGCTGATCATTTGGCCGAAACCTCAGACTTTGTATTTCTCCATGTTGGAGAGGTTTCGACAAAAGCTCTTTGGGTGGGAATGTTTTCTTATTCTTTTCAGATCTATTGCGACTTTTCGGGTTATACAGACATTGCCCAGGGAGCGGCACTTCTCTTTGGGTTCCGGTTGCCTGAAAATTTTAAGATGCCTTACCTTTCCGCTGGGTTTTCGGAGTTTTGGACTCGGTGGCATATCTCCCTATCCCAGTGGCTTAAAAAATATATTTATATCTCTCTTGGTGGAAACCGGATTAGCGAAAATATAACTTACAGGAATTTGTTTCTTGTGATGGCCATTGGAGGACTTTGGCACGGGGCTTCTTGGAACTTTCTAGTTTGGGGAGTTTGCCATGGGATTTTACTCATTTTAGAGAGATCGGTTTTTCAGAGATTTCCTTTTTGGACCTTGGATTGGATGCGGTGGTTTCGTGTGTTTTTCACATTCCTTTCTGTGAGTTTACTTTGGATTTTCTTTAGGAGTAGTGATTTTGCCTCTTCTCTGTGCTACCTACAGGGCCTTTTTGTCAAAAAAGAGGGTTTTTCCCTGCCTTATACCTTTGAAATGAACTTTGTTTATTGTTTATTGTTCGTTTTGGTCGGACATATCTTTGGAAGTTTTTATTTTAAAGACAACAGACAATTGTTAGATGGATTTAAAAAATGGGAAAATTCCTTAGGAAAAACGGCTATTTTTGGTGTTTTGGTATCTGTGTCCCTCATTTTGATTGTTTTGTTTTCGGCCGATAGCAAACCTTTTGTGTATTTTGTCTTTTAGAGGGTGGTATGAAACAGCGGTTATTACTTATATCTTTCTTACTTGTTTCCCTATTTGCCTTGGATTTTTTGATTTTTAAAAAACTTCAGTTTTTGTTACCAAATGAATCACCTTGGAATACCAATCATTTCTTTAATTTTTTATATGAGTATGAGAGGATTCGCACTCTTCCTAAAACCAAAAAAAGAATCATCATTGTGGGGAGCTCCGTTGCTTATTATTCTATCGATGCCCGGAAACTAAAGGAGTCCTTACTTGGTGGTTTTGGTTTGGATGTGGATGTTTTTTATTTAGCTTACGCAGGAAATAGTCCTCTTTATGTATATTTATTACTGAATTGGTTGGATCCATTAGAACCTGATCTAGTCGTTTATCCTGTCAATTTTATCGACTATAGGCTTCACAGAACTTACGTTATGTTCCCTGACGGTAGGAATGATTCCGTGGATGAATCGGCGGTTGTGAGAGACGCACTCACTTTTGAGGAGGCTCCTCAGTCTTTATGGGTATTTCCTTGGGAAACCTTAAAAGAAGTTGGCACTTCGATGAATTGGGAGACCCGGTCTCAGTATTTACTTTCTTCTGCTTTTTCTTTTTATCGTTATAAAGATATTTATCAACAAAACTTACAAAATTTGATCCAACACCGATTTGGTCGAAATACCAGTTATCATGCCTATGCGGGGGTCTTGATTCCAGAAGGAATTAATGGCCTTGGTTGGACGGGGCAAAGTTTTAGTTTTTTCCCGACAGAGAAAATTAAAAACAAGGGGTTCTGGGTTGAGGTAACCCAATTTCTTTTGGCGGGGAAACCTTGCCGGATGGAAATATCCAACGGAACCACACGCCAGGAAATTACCCTCACCCGCGAAGGTTGGGTCAAACTCTACTTGGATCCAAAGTTCTTCCTAGAGAAAAAGTTAGTCACTGTAAAACTAGAAAGGGTGTGGTTTGCAAACGAGGCAACGGGAGCATATTTAGATTATCATTTGGATCCAATGGGGGTGCGACTCGAGCAGACTTTTGGACTAGAAGAAGCAAAGTCTGGAATCCAATACGAAAGGGAGCCAAGAACCGAAGACTTTCGTTATTTAGGAATGAAGGATGAAGAATATCGTAAGTACTTTCATTACCGGTTGCTTGAGGGACTGGAAAAAAGGCCAGGGATCGGATACCTCGTTGCCTTAAAATTGGCAAAAGAAAGAATTCGCGAGGAATCGTTTCGACCTTATTTCCACTTCCGGTATCTTAAAAAAATCGCAGATCATTTCCGGGAGAGAAATGTTCGTTTTTTACTCATCAACAATCCCGAGAGTCCCATTTCCCTTGATTGGTATGAAGACTCTACTTGGTATAAAGACCATCTGGCCTATCTGGAATCTTTGGCAGGAGGGTCAGTCTATTATTGGGACATCCACCGAAGTTTACCCATGCAGGGTTTTTCCGACTTCCACCACTTTACTTATCTTGGAATGGAACAAATGAATCCGATTTATGCCAAAAGAATTGGAAATCTCTTTCCGAAATAGGATGTTTTTCAATCCTTACATTAGATAAGGAATTTTATGGAAAAAATCAAAGTTGGAGTCCTGGGAGCAACAGGTTCCGTCGGTCAAAGATTCATTCAACTTTTGGAGAATCACCCTTATTTTACGGTGACTCATTTGGCAGCTTCGGAAAAAAGTGCCGGCCAAACTTATGGTGAAGTGATGAAATCTCGTTGGAAGATTTCATCCGATATCCCTGCTTATGCAAAAGACATTATCATTACGTTACCAAATCCTGAAGTTACGAAGGGCGTGCAACTCGTGTTCAGCGGTCTTGATGCATCCATAGCTGGAGAAGTAGAAACTGCTTACGCGGAAGCGGGGGTTATGGTTCTGTCTAATTCTAAAAATCATAGAATGGATGCGAACGTGCCGATTCTTTCTGCGGAAGTGAATGCACATCATTTGGATGTTTTACAATTCCAAAAGACCAAAGGAAAAATCATTACCAATTCCAATTGTACCATTATGGGTGTTACCATTTCATTGAAACCTCTCATGGATGCTTTTGGTTTAAAGTCTGTTATGTTGTTTTCGATGCAGGCCATTTCTGGTGCTGGATATCCAGGAGTTCCGACTATGGACATTCTTGGAAACGTGGTTCCTTATATTGGTGGTGAAGAAGACAAAGCAGAAATCGAACCACAAAAATGTTTGGGCACAGTGAAAGATGGGATCATCCAATCGGCCGATTTTAAAATTTCAGCTCATTGCAATCGTGTTCCTGTTTTTGACGGACATACGGTTTGTGTTTCTGTTTCTTTTGATAAAAAACCAAAAAAAGAAGAGATTCTTAAAGTTTGGGCCGATTTTCAAGGGGAACCGCAGAAATTGGGATTGCCGTTTGCACCAAACCCGGCTATTCTCTACCGCGAAGAAAATGATAGGCCCCAACCTCGTCTGGATTTAGAGACAGGAAGAGGTATGACGACTGTAGTCGGAAGGCTTCGGGAAGATCCAATTTTGGATTGGAAATGGGTTGTACTTTCGCATAACACGATTCGAGGTGCGGCAGGTGCTGCGATTTTGAATGCAGAGTTATTGTATAAAAAAGGATTTTTTAACTAAGGAATTTACTACGTAAATGTTAGATCCCAACCTCCCTGAATTAAAAGTAATGGATTACACTGCCTGTCTCCAAAAGGTACAGGCTATGGATTCACGGGGGGACTTTTCCTACAAAGGGATCTATAAAGTTTTACTGGTGATCTTTGAGTGGACAGATAAGTTTTTACAAAACAAAGTTTTGCCAAACGTAGAACAAATTGAACGCGATAGTTCGATTGATCGAGATCGTACAGAAAACTATGTGATCGATTTAAGTTATAAACAAAATCCTGCCATCATCAGAAAGATGAACGTCCTCGAGTTTCATCCCAATGAACCTGGAGATCCTGAAAATCCAAAGACCTTTATCAAACACAATACAGTATTTGCAAGACCAACAACCTCTGATGGGGGAACTGCTTTTCGATATGCGTTGGGTTTGAACGAACTTTCTACTGCCGCCATCAAAGGATGGTTCAACGAAAAAAGAAAGTATGTTGGAAAAGAAAAAATGCGCAAAGTCATCAAAGCAGCGGTAGATTCTAACCGGTTGTTTGATACTTATGCATCTACCGAAATTGGGAATTTGTTCCAATGCCCTTATGACAAAACAAAAGTACAAAAGGATGCAACCATCATCATCCATTTGAAACCGATTTTGAAACAATTGGTGGATGATAAAATTCTGTTTTTTTTCCGGAATGATTCTGCTTCCAGACCTGCAAATAAAAGTGTTTTTTTATACAATCGGCCGTCCGAGATAGCTGATCGTTATGATGGTTATATTGATTATACAAAAAATACAATTTACCCTGCTCTAAAAAATTTAGGAGTTATGGGTGAAATCACCGAGGATTCTTGGAACTCTCCCCGTAACCTTTTAACAGAAATTAAAGGTTACATGAATGATTCTTATGGAGACCAAAAAACTTTAATCGAAGAGTGTCTGGTTCTTAATGAGATTATCGAAAAAGATAAAGAAAGAGAAGAAAAACAAAAACGCAAACAACAAATTGACGATCTTATGGCTTTCCTTGCGGAAGCAGGCCGGATTGTTGAAGTAAACTTACTTCGTGTGAGTGGGGAACCATTAACCGACGAGTTTCGCGCCTCTCTTCTTGCGCAACCGGAACTTCTTTATACGGAATACGCTGATAACAAGGTGTATAACGAATTTATCCTTCATAAATCCTGTATTCCTCAGGCAATTGAATCAGCAAAAAGAACTTTCCAAATCAAACATTCTGATTTAGAAATCCGCGTGTTAAATCAAATGAATGTGACCCTTCATATGAATGATGAAAGTCCCAAACGTTTGTTGGAAGAAATCGAAGCACAAAGTCTTTTTCAATTCCTCCCATTTTTTACGAGGATTTGGCGAATGATTATGGGCAGTATGACTGTTCATAAGTTTGAAATCCCTCCGATTAAAGCTCGGTTACAACAACAACTAAACAAGGATTTGGCGAGTCAAAAAGCTAAAAAAATATCTCAAGAAAGGGATCGTCTTGTTAAAGCCCGTTTGAAAGAAAGGGAAGAGTCCGAAAAGGAAGCAGAAAAAAGATCAAAACAGACACACCAAGCGGAAGCATCTACTTCTGGATTTAATGGTGGAGAAGAAGATTCTGAACCAGTAAAACAAGGTAGCCCCGAAGAAGAAAAAAAATGGAAAGAATCCATTGAGTCAATCATTCGTATTTTGGATGAGGCTTGGGAATTTGGAGTGTATCCTGACCGCGAGTATGTACTTTCTAAACTGAATGGAAAGTTTACAGAAGAGAATCTGATATTTTTCTTAAAAAAATTTGGCGGAAAAGAAATCTATAGTTTTCCCATTCGAAACCAAAGGGAAAAATTCCCTTGGCCGGTCCTTGTTTCTACAGGGTATCTAAAACGACATGGCAAAAAACTTTTTGATAAAGTGAAAGCTGAGAGTGACCGCCAACGAAGCGAAAAATTTCCAAACCAAGAGAAATTCGACATTGCCGAATCGCAATTAGACTTTCTGAATAGAATCTTACCCCGGTTAAAACCTTAAAATTATGCCTGCTATTGAACAACTAAGAGCTCGAAAAACAAAAATCGTTTGCACCATTGGTCCTGCGACTGCTTCCAAAGAAATGATCCGAAGTCTGGCATTGGCTGGGATGAACATCGCAAGAATCAATATGAGTCATGGAGACCATGAGTTTCATAGAAAGATCATTCGTATTATTAAATCGCTCAATAAAGATGAATTACATAAACAACCAATTTCCATCCTTCTCGATACACAAGGACCGGAAATTCGAACTGGGGATGTTCAAAACGACCTCCACTTAAAAGTGGGTGAAACTTTTACCTTCCATATCATTCCAGGGATGGAAGCCGAAGCCCAAAGTGTTTTTGTAAACTATCGTGATATTGTAAAAGACCTAAAGGTTGGTGATAAAGTTACAGTTGATAACGGGCTCATTAACTTGGCTGTACAGGAAATTCGCGAGAATGAACTCGTTTGTACTGTGTTAGATGGTGGGAAACTCGGATCTAGAAAACATATCAACTTACCCGGGATTCGAGTTAATTTACCTTCCATCACTCCGAAAGACTTAAAAGACATTATTTTTGGTTTAGAAGAAGATATTGATTTTGTGGCTTTATCCTTTGTCCGAACTCCAGAGGACGTGATCCAATTACGTGGGATCATTGATGAAAAAAATCATCATGCACAAATCATTGCAAAAATCGAAGACCAAGAAGGCCTAAAAAATCTAGATGCCATCATCCGCGAGTCCGACGGGATTATGGTGGCTCGTGGCG
This is a stretch of genomic DNA from Leptospira kanakyensis. It encodes these proteins:
- a CDS encoding phosphatidylinositol phospholipase, with product MSQPKRVAFQKFLNAMRKLSTEVNDSEICKRLEILMATSKDDLPLAHVNQLLQDPKNFDPKTIPEPYTQYVRHFIYMVKRNGRVPSDLLSGEEERSGADRSGSKAARKQPTSGAKSKRSTNKSTTPVKKGKSSPKSTPKKS
- a CDS encoding MBOAT family O-acyltransferase, with protein sequence MIFFKYGHFIDQNWAYFTNRSLFAPGFWADVLLPVGISFYTFQSISYLVDVYRKELEPEKRFLSYLLFLSFFPQLVAGPIVTAKSFLPQIRRPLLFPRIPVLFAIFLILLGLFKKMVLADHLAETSDFVFLHVGEVSTKALWVGMFSYSFQIYCDFSGYTDIAQGAALLFGFRLPENFKMPYLSAGFSEFWTRWHISLSQWLKKYIYISLGGNRISENITYRNLFLVMAIGGLWHGASWNFLVWGVCHGILLILERSVFQRFPFWTLDWMRWFRVFFTFLSVSLLWIFFRSSDFASSLCYLQGLFVKKEGFSLPYTFEMNFVYCLLFVLVGHIFGSFYFKDNRQLLDGFKKWENSLGKTAIFGVLVSVSLILIVLFSADSKPFVYFVF
- the asd gene encoding aspartate-semialdehyde dehydrogenase, yielding MEKIKVGVLGATGSVGQRFIQLLENHPYFTVTHLAASEKSAGQTYGEVMKSRWKISSDIPAYAKDIIITLPNPEVTKGVQLVFSGLDASIAGEVETAYAEAGVMVLSNSKNHRMDANVPILSAEVNAHHLDVLQFQKTKGKIITNSNCTIMGVTISLKPLMDAFGLKSVMLFSMQAISGAGYPGVPTMDILGNVVPYIGGEEDKAEIEPQKCLGTVKDGIIQSADFKISAHCNRVPVFDGHTVCVSVSFDKKPKKEEILKVWADFQGEPQKLGLPFAPNPAILYREENDRPQPRLDLETGRGMTTVVGRLREDPILDWKWVVLSHNTIRGAAGAAILNAELLYKKGFFN
- the pyk gene encoding pyruvate kinase, with protein sequence MPAIEQLRARKTKIVCTIGPATASKEMIRSLALAGMNIARINMSHGDHEFHRKIIRIIKSLNKDELHKQPISILLDTQGPEIRTGDVQNDLHLKVGETFTFHIIPGMEAEAQSVFVNYRDIVKDLKVGDKVTVDNGLINLAVQEIRENELVCTVLDGGKLGSRKHINLPGIRVNLPSITPKDLKDIIFGLEEDIDFVALSFVRTPEDVIQLRGIIDEKNHHAQIIAKIEDQEGLKNLDAIIRESDGIMVARGDLGVEIEIEELPIVQRRIIKRCQEEGKRVIVATHLLESMIQNASPTRAEVTDVANAVYEEADAIMLSGETAMGKFPVRCVEMLDKIARRMEMSINLGLAAQRKPKDQKEEMARSAANLADSMQAHAIIAITRRGITANNLASFHPKYPIVHAFTNMTSVRRKLWLTRGVIPYRVDFSSDPEKTIKLAIQTLVNNGYLQMGEKVVILSDIIAGEERVETIQVREVK